From one Anopheles cruzii chromosome 3, idAnoCruzAS_RS32_06, whole genome shotgun sequence genomic stretch:
- the LOC128273849 gene encoding eukaryotic initiation factor 4A-III isoform X2: MAGRRVPANEDLSNVEFETSEDVEVLPTFNSMGLREELLRGIYAYGFEKPSAIQQRSIQPIVKGRDVIAQAQSGTGKTATFSISILQSMDTTLRETQVLCLSPTRELAVQIQKVILALGDFMNIQCHACIGGTNLGEDIRKLDYGQHVVSGTPGRVFDMIKRRVLRTRSIKMLVLDEADEMLNKGFKEQIYDVYRYLPPATQVVLISATLPHEILEMTSKFMTDPIRILVKRDELTLEGIKQFFVAVEREEWKFDTLCDLYDTLTITQAVIFCNTKRKVDWLTEKMREANFTVSSMHGDMPQKERDEIMKEFRSGQSRVLITTDVWARGIDVQQVSLVINYDLPNNRELYIHRIGRSGRFGRKGVAINFVKSDDIRILRDIEQYYSTQIDEMPMNVADLI; encoded by the exons ATGGCGGGAAGAAGAGTACCGGCAAACGAGGATCTGTCGAATGTGGAGTTTGAAACGAGCGAGGATGTCGAGGTTCTGCCCACCTTCAACTCAATGGGCCTGCGGGAAGAGCTACTGCGGGGTATTTACGCGTACG GTTTCGAGAAACCATCGGCAATCCAGCAGCGGAGCATTCAGCCCATCGTAAAGGGACGCGATGTTATCGCCCAGGCACAGTCCGGAACGGGTAAAACGGCAACGTTTTCGATTTCCATCCTACAGTCGATGGATACGACGCTGCGAGAAACACAGGTGCTCTGCCTGTCACCGACGCGCGAGCTTGCGGTACAGATCCAGAAGGTTATCTTGGCGCTGGGCGATTTCATGAACATCCAGTGCCACGCCTGCATCGGTGGCACCAATTTGGGGGAGGACATTAGAAAGCTGGACTACGGACAGCACGTGGTAAGCGGAACCCCTGGGCGCGTGTTTGACATGATCAAACGGCGCGTGCTGCGAACCCGATCCATCAAAATGCTGGTGCTCGATGAGGCCGACGAAATGCTGAATAAGGGCTTCAAGGAGCAAATCTACGATGTTTACCGGTatctgccaccggccacgcaGGTCGTCCTCATTTCGGCCACCCTACCGCACGAAATCCTCGAAATGACTTCCAAGTTCATGACGGATCCGATACGCATCCTCGTCAAGCGCGATGAATTGACACTGGAAGGCATCAAGCAGTTTTTCGTGGCCGTCGAGCGTGAGGAGTGGAAGTTCGATACGCTGTGTGACCTGTACGACACGCTGACCATAACACAGGCGGTCATTTTTTGCAACACCAAGCGTAAGGTAGACTGGTTGACGGAGAAGATGCGCGAAGCCAACTTTACGGTTAGCTCGATGCACGGCGACATGCCGCAGAAGGAGCGTGACGAGATCATGAAGGAGTTCCGATCGGGCCAAAGCCGGGTACTCATCACAACCGACGTTTGGGCTCGTGGTATCGACGTGCAGCAGGTTTCGCTGGTCATCAACTACGATTTGCCAAACAACCGTGAGTTGTACATTCACCGTATCGGCCGTTCCGGACGCTTCGGCCGGAAGGGTGTGGCGATCAATTTCGTAAAATCGGATGACATCAGAATCTTGCGTGACATTGAGCAGTACTACTCGACCCAGATCGATGAGATGCCTATGAATGTGGCAGATTTAATCTAG
- the LOC128273849 gene encoding eukaryotic initiation factor 4A-III isoform X1 — protein MIQWPCFFFSNKQALSSCQTVKSRHQKRTASSSNKDKFGVNFYRSKEGFSNNRFVHCTLYPCSMAGRRVPANEDLSNVEFETSEDVEVLPTFNSMGLREELLRGIYAYGFEKPSAIQQRSIQPIVKGRDVIAQAQSGTGKTATFSISILQSMDTTLRETQVLCLSPTRELAVQIQKVILALGDFMNIQCHACIGGTNLGEDIRKLDYGQHVVSGTPGRVFDMIKRRVLRTRSIKMLVLDEADEMLNKGFKEQIYDVYRYLPPATQVVLISATLPHEILEMTSKFMTDPIRILVKRDELTLEGIKQFFVAVEREEWKFDTLCDLYDTLTITQAVIFCNTKRKVDWLTEKMREANFTVSSMHGDMPQKERDEIMKEFRSGQSRVLITTDVWARGIDVQQVSLVINYDLPNNRELYIHRIGRSGRFGRKGVAINFVKSDDIRILRDIEQYYSTQIDEMPMNVADLI, from the exons aTGATACAG TGGccatgttttttcttttccaacaaacAAGCGCTTTCGAGCTGTCAAACAGTGAAAAGTCGCCATCAAAAACGCACCGCTTCTTCGTCGAATAAGGATAAGTTTGGAGTGAATTTTTACCGGTCGAAAGAAGGTTTCAGCAACAATCGCTTCGTCCATTGCACCCTATATCCGTGCAGCATGGCGGGAAGAAGAGTACCGGCAAACGAGGATCTGTCGAATGTGGAGTTTGAAACGAGCGAGGATGTCGAGGTTCTGCCCACCTTCAACTCAATGGGCCTGCGGGAAGAGCTACTGCGGGGTATTTACGCGTACG GTTTCGAGAAACCATCGGCAATCCAGCAGCGGAGCATTCAGCCCATCGTAAAGGGACGCGATGTTATCGCCCAGGCACAGTCCGGAACGGGTAAAACGGCAACGTTTTCGATTTCCATCCTACAGTCGATGGATACGACGCTGCGAGAAACACAGGTGCTCTGCCTGTCACCGACGCGCGAGCTTGCGGTACAGATCCAGAAGGTTATCTTGGCGCTGGGCGATTTCATGAACATCCAGTGCCACGCCTGCATCGGTGGCACCAATTTGGGGGAGGACATTAGAAAGCTGGACTACGGACAGCACGTGGTAAGCGGAACCCCTGGGCGCGTGTTTGACATGATCAAACGGCGCGTGCTGCGAACCCGATCCATCAAAATGCTGGTGCTCGATGAGGCCGACGAAATGCTGAATAAGGGCTTCAAGGAGCAAATCTACGATGTTTACCGGTatctgccaccggccacgcaGGTCGTCCTCATTTCGGCCACCCTACCGCACGAAATCCTCGAAATGACTTCCAAGTTCATGACGGATCCGATACGCATCCTCGTCAAGCGCGATGAATTGACACTGGAAGGCATCAAGCAGTTTTTCGTGGCCGTCGAGCGTGAGGAGTGGAAGTTCGATACGCTGTGTGACCTGTACGACACGCTGACCATAACACAGGCGGTCATTTTTTGCAACACCAAGCGTAAGGTAGACTGGTTGACGGAGAAGATGCGCGAAGCCAACTTTACGGTTAGCTCGATGCACGGCGACATGCCGCAGAAGGAGCGTGACGAGATCATGAAGGAGTTCCGATCGGGCCAAAGCCGGGTACTCATCACAACCGACGTTTGGGCTCGTGGTATCGACGTGCAGCAGGTTTCGCTGGTCATCAACTACGATTTGCCAAACAACCGTGAGTTGTACATTCACCGTATCGGCCGTTCCGGACGCTTCGGCCGGAAGGGTGTGGCGATCAATTTCGTAAAATCGGATGACATCAGAATCTTGCGTGACATTGAGCAGTACTACTCGACCCAGATCGATGAGATGCCTATGAATGTGGCAGATTTAATCTAG
- the LOC128273850 gene encoding transmembrane protein 192-like, which yields MVSLLRNFTSSSGGRFFDDSSRMDDSRQQMHEPILAAEENDEFRPLRTVQPFSFHLLVSSIISLTGIVLAATWEDSRRCEAYFIMLYLRAAFWIVSYLVDNWVKQHHEKLRLAGYHDFHRATEQHRTVPLQIVSLWNTFLLAIQTLIQHYYGDAFGEKCIVVGLLSPIVYIAAFSSLETMVLCVVNGSYIAKVRRFNRTASPPDALQDNRGFSGGSLGLTQRGLSTAELLEKQADLIKYLKDHNLKLNQKIMQMNAQVRTITYPG from the exons ATGGTCAGTCTGCTTCGAAACTTTACATCAAGCTCG GGCGGACGATTCTTTGATGATTCATCAAGAATGGACGACAGTAGACAACAAATGCACGAGCCGATCCTGGCGGCAGAGGAAAACGATGAGTTTCGACCGCTTCGCACAGTGCAACCGTTCAG CTTTCATCTACTGGTGTCAAGTATCATATCTTTAACTGGCATTGTGCTTGCGGCCACCTGGGAGGATAGTCGACGATGCGAGGCGTACTTTATAATGCTCTATCTCCGTGCAGCATTTTGGATAGTTTCCTAC CTGGTTGACAATTGGGTAAAGCAGCACCACGAAAAGTTGCGCCTCGCCGGATATCACGACTTCCACCGTGCCACCGAACAACATCGGACCGTACCGTTGCAGATCGTGTCGTTGTGGAATACCTTCCTGCTGGCAATTCAAACCCTCATCCAGCACTACTACGGCGATGCGTTCGGAGAAAAGTGCATTGTGGTAGGCTTGCTGTCACCAATCGTGTATATAGCAGCGTTCTCAAGCCTTGAAACGATGGTCCTTTGCGTCGTCAATGGATCCTACATTG CCAAAGTGCGACGATTTAATCGCACCGCTTCGCCACCGGATGCTCTCCAGGACAATCGTGGTTTTAGCGGGGGCTCCCTCGGGCTGACACAGCGCGGCCTCAGCACGGCcgagctgctggagaagcAAGCTGACCTTATCAAGTATCTGAAGGATCACAACTTGAAGCTAAACCAAAAGATAATGCAAATGAACGCTCAAGTCCGGACGATTACCTACCCCGGATAA
- the LOC128270045 gene encoding transmembrane protein 192-like, producing MSMSFLPRGISSFLFKSFAVGSTSVAGRTAPANQSLFHSTSNTEPDDAIQFEKLYTVGSVCIHLFVTLALTVISVIYTLQQCDSDTVCLYYYMLLYLRGVYWAIIYLVHLYSKSRHQCLKRSGHHTFARKVHRHKKASLQLVTVSNAVLLTVHTAMSQVYRGPFLERCFVEGFSSVLFVASFTLLESLIIVPIQLSYIVHVLVFNQTRPSPDVLQKPDTVSMNIVPNDDYSVNESFKSVTDTKEFIQLQSVMIKKQRSENANLRAKIREAREKLEVVANQSVNYSIAEQSLIGG from the exons ATGTCGATGTCGTTCCTACCGCGTGGCATTTCATCCTTTCTGTTCAAATCGTTTGCAGTCGGTTCGACGAGCGTTGCTGGCAGAACGGCTCCTGCCAACCAGTCGCTGTTTCATTCGACCAGCAACACCGAACCGGATGACGCGATTCAATTCGAAAAACTTTACACCGTGGGCAGCGTTTG CATCCACCTGTTCGTGACCCTTGCTCTCACGGTCATCTCGGTGATCTACACACTGCAGCAATGTGATTCTGACACCGTCTGCCTGTACTACTACATGCTACTATATCTGCGAGGAgtttattgggcaataataTAC CTGGTCCATTTGTACAGCAAAAGCCGCCATCAGTGCCTCAAGCGTAGCGGTCATCATACGTTCGCCCGGAAGGTTCATCGCCACAAGAAGGCGAGTCTGCAGCTAGTTACTGTCTCCAACGcggtgctgctgacggtgcaCACAGCCATGAGCCAAGTTTACCGTGGGCCGTTCCTGGAGCGGTGCTTCGTCGAAGGATTCTCGTCTGTGCTATTCGTTGCATCCTTTACTTTGCTCGAATCCCTCATCATTGTGCCGATACAGTTATCCTACATCG TTCATGTGCTTGTGTTCAACCAAACTCGACCTTCGCCTGATGTGTTGCAAAAGCCCGATACAGTCAGTATGAACATTGTTCCCAACGACGATTACAGTGTTAACGAAAGCTTCAAAAGCGTGACCGATACGAAAGAGTTCATCCAACTGCAATCGGTTATGATAAAAAAGCAAAGAAGCGAAAATGCAAATCTTCGTGCCAAAATTCGGGAAGCACGTGAAAAACTGGAAGTTGTTGCCAACCAATCCGTGAACTATTCGATTGCTGAGCAGTCTCTAATCGGAGGATAG
- the LOC128273817 gene encoding uncharacterized protein LOC128273817 translates to MPTPCDSFPHSNSKLYSTSAMNKKYSRFRPVLVIFMFSVQLVFAIAIVAVGLAGSILDWPSSNGDTSGPYFYVIYLRVVYWLLAYVIHARSKHEFGRLVEADFDRYRTFSVYRKAPLQIVTVWNVILLTVQNQVRLLFPYDQLPKRSEDTNASHKSEGIQLNPAITPQVFVTVVCALELLVLLCFYVPLVRTLIEVRNTDGQDKDTDLRYRRMTDTELSEQPIDWQLDRHAELIKQLRNEQEQLQREAKLYGVDGSC, encoded by the exons ATGCCGACACCGTGCGACAGTTTTCCCCATTCTAACTCCAAACTGTACTCGACATCAGCCATGAACAAAAAATATTCCCGATTTCGGCCAGTGTTGgttatttttatgttcag TGTCCAACTGGTGTTCGCCATCGCGATCGTAGCGGTCGGCCTAGCTGGCTCTATCCTGGACTGGCCATCATCGAACGGTGATACATCGGGGCCGTATTTTTACGTCATTTATCTGCGGGTCGTATACTGGCTGCTTGCATACGTGATCCATGCCCGCAGCAAACACGAGTTCGGCAGGCTGGTGGAGGCAGACTTTGATCGATACCGTACCTTCAGCGTTTACCGTAAAGCCCCACTGCAAATCGTCACCGTTTGGAACGTGATCCTGTTGACGGTACAGAACCaggttcggttgttgtttcCGTACGATCAGCTTCCAAAGCGATCGGAAGACACCAACGCTTCCCACAAATCAGAGGGAATCCAGCTTAATCCAGCGATCACACCGCAAGTGTTTGTGACCGTCGTATGTGCCTTGGAGCTGCTCGTGCTACTGTGCTTCTATGTGCCGCTAGTGCGGACACTGATCGAAGTCAGGAACACCGATGGGCAGGACAAGGACACGGATCTGCGGTACCGTCGCATGACGGATACGGAACTTTCGGAGCAACCGATTGATTGGCAGCTAGACCGGCACGCTGAACTCATCAAGCAGCTTCGAAATGAGCAAGAACAGTTGCAACGGGAAGCAAAATTGTACGGTGTCGATGGTTCCTGTTAG
- the LOC128274083 gene encoding uncharacterized protein LOC128274083, whose product MSGHGRSVFVNSCIKKPLSPSSKRPNPSFLVPQCSLDRGLQDPRAQDAMGTITRKKATSKCPLARNGNYRRTRCCSLTHQLRKETDNFQTMVQFYDSIPDYNDLLHLPREEFYCRLNTLKKKQRELKSICCTTKMDVKNSFRTHHDTNKRSESEELENYCYNGPAANPTAGTQHNAEDDGGVGTREKERSDQSTDDGDSLHSWSKSPPTVVDMAEAGSKPSGVPRKGSGKSVRIDSNKEDNLSNGLGESSRRYRSGTPYVSDPDESATTSATTKNASPCATPINSDFMERYDRYVKRNLRCKSASPIRNLANITVPQPYKMTQREEEQRTAQELLLSSKNAFPSGETLPESTTKTQFRAHPVPITSRIPLFDTIMADQDYRNRLAKLNSEIELQSQMKPFQFSERLNREHSRCLSRSLSSPALLGTGLTGGLEGLQSRAVRPFKAKPCPKKLFSNYFYTKAWEDEYFRHLNKRLRAEEMLRQAQLPPSMARRERTERKNCLSRHSGTTNEDVAKERPESGGGKKSKRKRKLRKSGKRRKSIEEKCAEYFASVSDPNGIPYPISNSSCSTENNRGSGDTPSPIYPVNRPNLAATLRTEWCRKKLRELELDEVTADKKLAPRFRWGVKKSQAFQNLNLDHTHQEELNLRLATRRAEQRLRQEEHAINMELMRQRVKAAPLLLEGPPQWGPRLGHVAHRCSSLNRDPDNGLLRKPDKLSKLLQLKPSTSTGGGGTGKKCDSPSTSCTATSSSGHSRTGGPTRKQRTAEKRRNNANGSKLSSYSFDSTAKHSFKACDSEVLSLSDV is encoded by the exons ATGTCCGGGCACGGCCGCTCGGTGTTTGTGAACTCGTGCATCAAGAAGCCTCTCAGCCCTTCGAGCAAGCGACCTAATCCGTCCTTCCTGGTGCCGCAGTGTAGTCTCGATCGGGGTCTTCAGGACCCACGCGCCCAAGACGCCATGGGCACGATTACGCGGAAGAAGGCAACATCCAAGTGTCCACTGGCTCGGAATGGAAACTATCGTCGCACACGCTGTTGCTCCTTGACGCACCAGCTGCGCAAGGAAACGGACAACTTCCAAACGATGGTACAGTTCTACGACAGCATTCCGGATTACAATGATTTGCTGCATCTACCGCGCGAGGAGTTCTACTGCCGATTGAACACGCTCAAGAAGAAACAACGAGAGCTGAAGTCGATCTGCTGCACGACCAAAATGGATGTTAAGAATAGTTTTCGCACCCACCATGACACCAACAAACGAAGTGAGTCAGAGGAACTGGAGAATTACTGTTACAATGGTCCTGCTGCGAATCCAACGGCCGGTACCCAGCACAATGCTGAAGATGATGGCGGCGTTGGGACAAGGGAGAAGGAACGCAGCGACCAGAGCACCGACGATGGAGATTCCTTGCACTCATGGAGCAAGTCGCCTCCCACGGTAGTCGATATGGCCGAAGCTGGCAGCAAACCCTCCGGTGTGCCTCGGAAGGGATCCGGCAAGTCTGTGCGTATCGACAGCAACAAGGAGGACAACCTAAGCAATGGATTGGGAGAGAGTAGCAGACGGTACCGTTCTGGGACGCCCTACGTATCCGATCCGGACGAAAGTGCGACCACGTCAGCTACCACCAAGAATGCGTCGCCTTGCGCCACACCCATCAATTCGGACTTTATGGAGCGCTACGATCGATACGTGAAGCGTAACCTGCGCTGCAAGTCCGCCAGTCCTATTCGGAACCTCGCGAACATTACCGTACCGCAGCCGTACAAAATGACGCAGCGCGAGGAAGAACAACGGACGGCGCAGGAACTGCTGCTTAGCAGCAAGAACGCATTTCCGTCCGGCGAAACGTTACCGGAGTCGACCACGAAAACTCAGTTCCGGGCACACCCGGTGCCGATCACCTCTCGCATACCACTCTTCGACACCATAATGGCTGACCAGGATTATCGGAATAGGCTTGCGAAACTCAATTCGGAAATCGAACTCCAATCGCAGATGAAACCGTTTCAGTTTTCGGAGCGCTTGAATCGGGAACACAGTCGCTGCCTGAGCCGAAGTCTCTCTTCGCCCGCCCTGCTCGGTACGGGACTGACGGGTGGTCTAGAGGGGCTACAGTCGCGTGCGGTGCGCCCGTTTAAAGCTAAACCATGCCCTAAGAAGCTGTTCAGTAACTACTTCTACACAAAGGCCTGGGAGGACGAGTATTTTCGGCACCTCAACAAGCGGCTCCGCGCGGAGGAGATGCTCCGTCAGGCTCAGCTTCCACCCTCGATGGCCCGACGGGAACGGACTGAACGTAAGAATTGCCTCTCTCGTCACTCTGGTACCACCAACGAAGATGTGGCCAAAGAACGGCCTGAATCCGGTGGAGGGAAGAAGTCGAAACGCAAGCGAAAGCTTCGCAAGTCTGGCAAGCGACGGAAAAGCATAGAGGAAAAGTGTGCAGAAtattttgcttccgtttccgacCCGAACGGG ATACCGTATCCTATCAGTAACTCGAGCTGCAGTACGGAAAACAACCGTGGGTCCGGTGACACACCATCCCCGATATACCCAGTGAATCGGCCGAATCTGGCCGCAACTTTACGTACAGAGTGGTGTCGGAAGAAGCTACGTGAACTGGAATTGGATGAAGTGACGGCCGATAAGAAGTTGGCTCCACGGTTCCGGTGGGGAGTTAAAAAGTCGCAAGCATTTCAGAACCTGAATCTGGA TCACACGCACCAAGAAGAGCTGAACTTGCGACTCGCCACAAGGCGAGCCGAGCAACGTTTGCGCCAGGAGGAACACGCTATCAACATGGAGCTTATGCGGCAGCGCGTCAAGGCGGCTCCATTGTTGCTCGAAGGACCGCCACAATGGGGACCTCGGTTAGGCCACGTGGCACACCGATGCTCCAGTTTGAATCGCGACCCAGACAATGGTCTTCTCCGAAAGCCCGATAAATTATCGAAACTACTGCAGCTGAAACCATCCACCtcgaccggcggtggcggtactGGCAAGAAGTGCGACTCACCGTCGACCAGCTGTACAGCCACCAGCTCCAGTGGCCACAGCCGAACAGGTGGACCCACTCGGAAACAACGGACGGCTGAAAAACGACGTAACAACGCCAATGGTAGCAAATTGAGCAGCTATTCGTTCGATTCGACTGCCAAGCACAGTTTCAAAGCGTGCGATAGCGAAGTGCTGAGTCTGTCCGACGTCTAG